Part of the Antechinus flavipes isolate AdamAnt ecotype Samford, QLD, Australia chromosome 2, AdamAnt_v2, whole genome shotgun sequence genome is shown below.
TCTAGTAATCTCAAAGCCTAGTATTTGCTTTAACCTGAGTGATGAGGCCAAATAAatcattttctgactccaaagtcctTTCTGTTGTTCTCCGCTGCCTCTCAAGTCTTTGGTCTATAAGCACAGTACTATATTACGACACCTTGTCTGTAGATTTAGTTTTTCAGGACTTGATTGAAGGGCTTGACCTAAATTTAATTTAGGGATCCAGAACATATCAGAATGTGGAACCCGGATTCAAACCCAGATAACCTGGTTCTGAACCCAGAActcttcaaattctacctttagAAAATTGCTGCACTAAAGGATTAATCCCCACAGGTTTGGAGTTTGATTTATTTCCAATCATCTTCTTATTAGGAACTTGGCAAGAATCAAATCACTTCAGGTCCTGGGTAACAAgtattattcaattcaattgaaagaataagaaaatttgtTAATTGGAAGAGACCCAAGTGGTGATATGGTCCAACtcaaatacaaaaggaatatCCACTATGCCAGAACAGACAAGTGGTCATCCATCCTTCGAGTGCCTCCCATATCCCTAACTTTCAAGGCAGCCCATTTGATTCAATCCAACAAATTTTTGCAAAGCATTACCTTTTACAAGGCATTGTGATAGAAAGACAATCTCAAGGTATCTGATGGAGTGAAAATATCATTTCATCCTTTTAAAGTTTAGGCACACTGCAGCAAGTCATGTGTagtctaacctcattttacagatgaagatacagAGGTCAGACAAGTTAAAGGTTTTCTAGGTTCAGAAGTTTGTATTTCACCCAAAGACATTTGAGAGTTGAAGATTTTTGAAGAGAGGAGGATTCTTTTTGGCAACTACATGTAAGAGggattggggaaaagaaagactTGGTTGGAGCAGAGATAAATTTGGAGGTTATTCCAACAGTGCAGGTGAATAGTAATAAAGGTCTGAATTACGGTAGTGGCAGTGTGAATGAATAGAAAAGGGTGGGTGTGAGACATGATTTAGAGATATAATCAACAGTATTTGCCAACTTATTGGCTATTGGAGAGGTGTGAAGGAGGGAGAGTAAGAAAGACTCCAAGTCTAGGAATCTAGGTGTCTAGAAGAATGGTAGTTATCTTCAAAAGCTACTGGACAGTttgtaggaggaaaaaaaagttttttttgagggtggcaaaaattaattagaattatTTGGATATGTGACAACCTAGTGTCAGCaattcataaaaggaattaaGGGTGAATATATAAATCTGGGAATCACCTACATAGAGACATTAGTTGATCCTGTGGGAGAAGATGAGATCAACAAGATCTTAGATAGAAAGAGGCGATCCtatgtagagaaagaagagaagagagctcaGGGCCAAGCTTTGGGAGATATCTATGCTCTGGGGACAAGGAACACAAAAGTGGAAGAAGAATCTACTCATATACACAGTAGATGCCCTGTTGGGTGATAAAGTTTGGCACCAAATGTTGAGATTGGgatagcaattcctagttcaaatATGAGGTGCAAGGCACATATGATCAATTCTCAAGAGCATTCTCTTTACCCAAAGATacctttatttatgagaagaaatTATGGACAAAAGGAAGAGGTAAAATAAATATCAGGAGTGATAAATAGGAAATGGATTCGGGAGAGCACATGGGTAGCAAAGAAAGGGATTTTAAGaattaacaagaaaaaagacaagttccctaggaGAATTCACAAATaaccaggaaaaaggaaatatgcCATGAGGTAAGAGTACCCCATTGACTGGAAGGCTAAATCCATTGAGgagtttagcatcctaaaagagttagctacaAGGAGAAAGATgcgaggaatggagggagggggcGAGAAGAAAAGATACCAGGAGGTAGAATGTAGTTTCTGGCTAactccaaaagggattcagcaaagatggcaaaggccatggacagatttataggggaaatttaaccgcAGGGATTTGACACCATATCTTGGCTTTCTGATGGGATACATACAGTAAGATGGCATTTCCCCAGCCCTCCACAGGTGTGGGCCTGGAAGGCTGTTTATTCACATCAGTGCCATTTCCTGCTTGCTTCTGAGATGATAATCTTATGAATATTTCAGGTTTTCTCTGACAACTTTACCTAtttacccaggacctcatcatgGGGATCCAATGGCCAGTTCCTgttgcttccttctttctcttctctccctctgtccacatatgGAACCGAATCCTGTGGGTGCACCAtctaaaggaatataaattttgatagcAAGCAACCTTGGGGCTTATGGGTTAGATTCCTTTTTTAAGTATgatgccttaaatccaaatcactctgactCTTCTTGATTGGGCAATAGGTCTCAACTCAAGCCTTCTCTTGGTCATTGTTTGGCTTGAAGGTTAGAagtaatataaataacaatagtttctattttgtctagaaatcctgagggtcttcccttcctAGATTGATTCTGAGTTTTtggcttgtttgtttttgactaggtaaaagagatcATTCTTTTGCCTTATTTCTTAGTAATCTTAATAACTGAATGGATATTGCATCAATCAAACTGATGTGAAAAAGACTTAGATCAAGGTCTTCCCCTGCATCTGGGCTTGGCCATTTTCAATccttctgatctatatctggccactggacctagaCACAgcccctccttcacttaaatccaattcacttgcaatgTCATGTTCCTCTTTAAGAATAAAGGGCAAAAAACTGCAATGTCTGGATCTGCTCACTGGAGGATTTCGGTATCAGCCTGaatcctgatcatgggtgaggagTAAAGGGGCAGAACTCAggtggatggtcaaacatggagtatggttattccaaattctctcagccttatatacacCCTAATACTTTTACATAACCATAGCACACTGTGCATGCACTAACTATATGCTATGCCTGTCAGACCACATAAATAGGTTGCTATTTTGTGCagatgtctctttgccacttagtataactctgctttaattacgaCAAAGATTGTCAtgccccttgacttctcaggaaggctgagatgtCTTTAGAggggatggggagccaaaccagacacgGCAGTAGATTCCCTGGCTGAGCTGGAGGGTCTTATACCTCctccagagtttccccactattTGTGACCCTCTACAAAGAACTACAGAATGAAAGGAGAATCAGAAGAGAGCACTAAGAtaaaaaacaagggaaaaggaGTATTGAGAGAAATTAGGCAGTAGACACTGTCAAAAGCTGAGGCTAAAgggatgaaaattgaaaaaaaaaatctttaaaaggcaTGATATCATTAGTAATCTTACTAAGGGCAGTGTAAGTAGAGTTGTGTGTGATGAGAAAGTAAAGGCGACCTCCTCCCAGGGCAAGCTGTGCCCTTAGCATAAAACCAACCTTGTGTCCTCTAGAGTAGAGACTGCTTTCAATCGTTCAGctttgggaaagaaaggaagataagtACAAAGAGCTGAGTCATTGCTGGAGCTAGGTAGGACTTTTACTCATAGCACACTGGCAgtatcatatcttttttttttttccttcttcctttaaagGTGATCTCAGGGGAAGAGCAGCCTTTTAATTGTTGAAAGTTGGAGTAATTATTCATGAGGAAAGGCAAGTGGATGAATATGCTCTTGACATACCTTCTCTTGCCTGTGAATTTTTCAAAAAGCAACTCACCatcttggagggaaaaaaaaaaatacaaccctCTGGGGAAAGGGATGCCTGGGGAGGATAAAGCTTTAGAGGGCAAAATGAGGATTTTCCTTGCTAAATAACTGTAAGAAATGAGAAGGAGATGAGAGGAACTCTCTACGGAGCTTGTTTTGGGAGTCCATCCAGCAGATCTGGAGAATTTTTGCTTTACTAAGAGTAAGAAAGTACTGAGTCAAAAGAAATCCTTTGGCAGCAAGAGTTCTAATCATTAACCAAGACTCTGCTGTGACACATTCtacctctcctcccctctccccagctGCTTCTCTCATTGATTGTGAGTGGAACCTCAGAACTCAGAAACTCACCCACGGGTCAGAAATAAGGTTAATATATGGGGCACTCggcctctcccttccccccacacaTAGGCTCTCTGAAGGTTGTCTATATAAGCACTCAAAAATATAGCTCCCTGTAATGTGCTTCTTTATTCTAAGTAAAGGACATTCTTTTAAAGCAAAAGACAGTTAAACAGTATGGTAAGAGAAGCGATACTTTTCTCCGTAAGTACAGTAGTACAGCCCTAACAGAAGCTTCCTACTGGGAAAGAGAGCTACATGTGATGAACAGATGTGCGCATGCACACAAGTCACACACAGGCAATATGTGCGACACAGGCCTGGCCGGGGAAATCCACTCCTTCGCTGGTTAGAGCTCCCAAGGTCTCTGCTAAAGGCCCTGGAAGAGCTGGCTTCTCCCACCTCTTCGGCTGATGGTTCTCTTTTGACCACTTTACCGGGGACCTTCTTTTGCAGACATTTGCTGCCGAATCTCGGGGTCTGAGAGtgacaaaacagaacaaaaacaataGTCTGGTTATCTCCCCAGATTCAGACTCCAGACAGTCACATCTGGCCAGCTCCCTTTGGAAATCCTTGTTCGTTTTGTCTTCCTTTGAATTGACTCTCTTTAATTTATTCCTGAGCTTCCtatgaagcaaaacaaaacaactccctcccccaataaataagtggggaaataaagaaataacttGAAATCCTAGCAGCTCGGGGTCCCAGCAAATCCTTCTGTGGAACTTTCTTTTAGGCCGGCCCTGGGGGGCAGCGGGCCAAGAATCAGGATTCCTCCAAGAAAACTCTAAGCAGGCTCGCCAAGAGCAGGCATTGCGTTGGGGagccttctctcccccttccgaGTCTCGTGGTCCCACAAATCAGGGGGACTGGGCCCGGGACATCTCGGCAGCTCCCACTGGTCCTCAGTTGCAGCCTCTCGGTTCAcaccttctcctcccttccatcCAGGACAGAGAACAGGGGAGGAAGAGGCACGTGACTGGGAGAAGAAGACACGTGATGCCTGGAGGCTTCAGGCCTAAGGGAAGGGGTTGGAGCAAAGCAAGCTGGGGGCTGgcagccctgggggaggggaaacTCGAGGAGGGAGTGGCCATATTGGATCTCGGCCTCGCCTCCGCCGGGCTCCCGCTCCGTGTGCCCAGCCATGTCGGACTACGAGCTGGATCCCTTCGGGAGGACTGACGTGCGCTGCCTCACTCTGACCGGCCACGTGGGCTTCGACAGCCTCCCGGAGCAGCTGGTCAACAAGGCGATGGCCCGGGGCTTCACCTTCAACATCCTGTGTGTGGGGGAGACCGGCATCGGCAAGACCACGCTCATGAACACGCTCTTCCACACCATCTTCGAGACGGAGGAGGGCAGCCACTTCGAGAGCTGCGTGTGCCTGCGGCCTCGCTGTTACGAGCTCTGCGAGTGCAATGTGCGCCTCCGGCTGACCATCGTGGACTCGGTGGGCTTCGGCGACCAGATGCACAAGGACAGCAGGCCCATCGCAGCCTACGTGGAGGCGCAGTTCGAGCGGTACCTGGAGGAGGAGCTGAAGCTCCACCGCTGCCTCTACACCTACCGCGACACGCGCATCCACGCCTGCCTCTACTTCCTGGCGCCCACCGGCCACTCCCTCAAGTCCCTGGACCTGGTGACCATGAAGATGCTGGACAGGATGGTCAATATCATCCCGGTCATCGCCAAGGCCGACACCATCACCAAGAGCGAGCTGCCCAGGTTCAAGAGCAGGATCATGGCCGAGCTGGACAGGAACGGCATATGCATCTACCAGTTCCCCACGACGACGAGGCCGTGGCCGAGATGAACGCGCGCATGAACGCGCAGCTGCCCTTCGCCGTGGTGGGCAGCACCGAGCTGGTGCGCGTGGGCGAGCAGCTGGTGCGGGCCAGGTGCTACCCGTGGGGCGCCGTGTGTGTGGACGACGAGAGCCACTGCGACTTCCCCAAGCTGCGCGACATGCTCATCTGCGTGAACATGGAGGACCTGCGCGAGCGCACGCACCTGTGCCACTACGAGCTCTACCGGCGCTGCAAGCTCGAGTACCTGGGCTACCAGAGCGCGCCCGCGGTGCTGGGCTGGCCGCCCTCGCCCGGCGGCAGCGCCTCCCCGGAGCCGGCGCAGGACGAGAGCCACCGCAAGGAGCTCTTGGTGGAGCTGCGCCGCAAGGAGCGGGAGCTGCGCCAGGTGCTGGTGCTGCGGGCCCGCGAGAAGGAGCAGGAGGTGAAGGAGAAGGAGCGGGAGCTCAACCTGCGCTTCGAGGAGCTCAAGCGCCTCCTGCAGGAGGAGAAGCGCAAGGTGGAGGAGAAGCGCCGCCAGCTGGAAGAGGACAAGAACGCCTTCCACCACCAGCGGGCCGCGGCCGAGGCCCTGCAGGCCATGCAGGCGGCGCAGACGCAGGCCATGCAGGCCATGCAGGCGCAGGCGCAGGCCATGCAGCCCGACCCCGAGTCGTCGTCGTCGTCCTCCGTGCAGCAGTTCTTCCCCAAGTGGGACAAAGACCGGAAAAAGTGAAGCGCGCGCCGCGGCCCGGAGGCCGTTACGTGCTTGCATCGCGGCGCCGGTCCCGCGCGCCATCGTTTCGTTTCCAattctttacagaaaaaaattccgATAAAAATATTGTGGCGGATAGGGAGCATTTAAATCTGTGACATCTTTGGGAGCATATGACTAGCAGTGGCATCTCCGGGTCGGAGGATGGACGGTTTAGCGCTCAATTTACGGAATTCTAAATCGTATCCCGGAATGATTTTTGGGAATACGGTCCAACAGCACGTCGGTGTGTCCGTCTTTCCACAGCGTCGCCAACATTACTTATTCCTATCTTTTCCACCTTTGCCAGTTTTCTGTATGTGAAGGGAaaccttagaattgttttgatttgtatttctcttattattagggATCTGGGGTACTCTTTCATGTGGTTAATGCTAGTGATAAGCAAAAATGTCTTTTGAGAATTGTTCGCATCCTCAAGTAGggaatggttttttttcccttatttttgttAGATGTCTACATGTCTTGAATATGTAGAAAAACTCATAgtagaaatattttttcccagttaactGCTTCCCTTTTTATCCTAGATATGTTGTTTATGCAAAAGcctttcaatttcatgtaataaaaaaattagtaattttatcttttaaaattgccTCTTGCTTATTTGATCAAGAATTCATTTCCTACCCAGTGCAGGGAAAGGTGTATTATCAGCTTCTCCTCACTTTTTCATAGCATGATAATTACTATTCAGGTCAAGTATCCATTTTGAATGGATTCCTAGATGGATGTAGATGTTCTGTGAAGATAACTATTTATCTGCTGACAAGGAAAAAGAGGCTAAGAGAGAGCTTTCCAAATCCTGAacactatttttttaatctcagagGTTAAGAACCTGAGAAAGCACCTTGATGCTTGAATGCTCCACAGACTTTTCATTTAGAGTTTCTGGAATTCATGGCTTAAGCGAGaaattctattttcaattttctcagggGACAGACTTCCGCAtgctaaatattattttgtaagatGGTATCTCAGAAGAAAACCATTGATCTCCCTAGTCCAGGAATTAGCCAAGGTATTCAAGTAATTTTTGAACCCTCTTGGACAATAGTCAGCAAGAGATGCATGCTCAAGCCAGTTATCTGGCAGACCTCAGCTGTTTGGGATACAATTGCTAGGGAAGGAGGGAGCTACAAAAACTCAATGAAGCCTTGAAGACTGAATAGGGGGGAGGTTTACAGAATTCccaaaggggggaggaaggaatatTAAAAGGTTCCAGCCTTAAAGGAACCATTGGAAAGCTAACTATGGCAGTTCTACTCTGGAAAACTAAGCATACAATTCGGAGATGTTGGAGATTTGAACACAAGAAATTCACACTTTTATAAAGCAGAAAAGAGACGGCAGGGACTTTTCTAATGTTTATGAAaaccaggtcttttttttttttttcttaagagatgTGAGGTGAAGAAagatatatatgaagaaaaaaggaaaaatagaaaagagagtgATTTACTTGAAATAAAGAATTCACAGGCACACCTCAGAGTAGGATTTGGCTCCTTTTTTTATGTCACAGGGCTTGTTTTGCagatttcaatatttaaaaaaagaaggaatcagGCTTTTTCAGTAATTTCAATTGATGTTATCATTAGAGAGTACTTATACATCCAGCCAGAGTATCAAGGAAAGGATGATTCAAATGCTACTTTTATcggcctctctccttccctcatcccTGATTTGGAAAAGCAAAGATGTTTGTATTGGTGGTGTTCTCAATGCTAGAAAGATGGTGGAAGCTACTATATGTTAGGGATGGCTGTAGATGGGAAGGGGAAAATTCTTGCTATTAATGGTGTCTTCTCCCAGTCTACAATCTCTTAGTGTCCTCCCCCAATACTGCCCTGAAATATTCTTGTGCTACTGATTTAAATGCCAAGAAAAGTCAATGGGAGTTAAATGACTACCTTTCTGCCCCTCAAGCCTCAACTGTGCAGTATGAGTCGCCACATTTGTTACACTTTTCAGGTTAACtgacatttttcttaatttgaattgGAGGGACCATTTAATTTTGATGATAtgaaattattagagaaatgacTTTACAAATGGAAAAGCATTTTACAATCCAGGTATTAAATCCAATAAGGGATATGCACCTGGCATTTCAATGAGGGACCATAATAGTAAATGCCCCAAGTCTACAAAAGTTAAGGAATAAAATCTTTACAGAATTTGTGAGTCAGAAGGGACCTTAGCAGCCATATAATCTAAACCATACACAAGGAGGCCTTATTATAATGTCCCCAAGCGGTCATGCAGCCTCTGCTTTTAGACTTCCAAGGGCCTGAACTCTGTCCATCAATAAACAGCCCATTTGGACATCTCTAGTTTCCTGACATTAGTTTCTTTGCAATTTTGTAATTTccacccatctttttttttttttttttttttttttttttgattctgccCTCAGAGGTCAAACAGAGTAAGTCTGATTCTTCCTTCATATCCTCTAACATAGCAACTATCAGAGTGTTTTTCAGGGTAAAGAAAAACATATGACATAGACTAAAAAGCCTCCACAATTCTGATTGGCCTTCTCTGGATTTTTAATATCCTTCTTCAAACAGGGAGCCTAGAAACAAACCCAGATGAGATCCAATCAAAGCAGATTACAATGGAACTATCCCCCTTCCTGTTCCTAGAAGTGATGGCTCTCTTAATGTAGCTCAAGACCACATTAGGTTTTCTTTGCTCCCTCATTGTGCTGCTGACTCACATTGAGTTTGCAATCCACTAAAACTCCCAGAATATTTTCAGAACCACTTTTATCTAATACTACCTTCCCAAGTGAATATTTGTGAAGTTTATTTTTGTATCTAGGCATAAGATTTTATGTTAATCCTtgctaattttttaattaatttttttattagattcagcccaGTGCTCCTGATGGATCTtaactgttttatatatatatggttagATGTCATTTCTTATTCTAGTTTCACCTGAAAATGTGATGAGAATGTCATCTTTGCCATTGATAAAAATGTGAAACAGCTCAGAGCCTCAAAAAGACCCAAGGGCTACTCAATTGATACATTAACATTGAAGCATGAACTAGTCTTTGATTCTAGCTTTTCAACCAAGTCTGAATCCATCTAATGATATTCTCATGTAatccatatatatttatcttctcctcaagaataatatgagatattttattttaagctttttataCCCAGATGCATTTGTCTGGAATTCTTTATCATGGTCCAGCCACCTACTTGCTGCAAGATCACTTCAACCCTGAAATTCATACCTGATCAGCACCCTGTGCATATGGCGCCTTCCCCATGCTTAGAGAATGGAGAGTACCTCCCAGTATCTTCATTTAATGAGGCATAAGCCAAGTGTTTTCTCATTTCCCACTCCTGCTATTGCCAACCACTGATCAACTGTCACCAACAATCAAATCAAGTGAAAAGTCCTGGAAATAGTTTCTCCTACCCTCCCTTGCCCCTCAACCCCACCCCAATTCATTACCTTGCTTCTATCCTGGATCCAGCAGCCAGTAGTGCaatctgtgaagaaggaattATCCCTGCTACTACCCTTGTGGAGATAAGACCTGGAAATGTCCCAAAGATACAGCAGTCCATGTTATCTTCCCCAATAGACACAAGTAGAAGATTTGGAAAAAGAGTTTTCATCACAAAAGTCCTTGGCAATCAAgtgttttaatattaaaaaatagatttggcttTATCAATAGAAATGACGCTAAAGATAATGCAAATCCACCTACTTTCCTGCTTCACTCTAATATCTGGGCCTTTCCATCtgatttaattagcatttctgtaGCTACTTCAAAATttctttgcaaagcacttcattcCCAGTAATCCTGTGAGACAggtattattattcacatttttctacgtgaggaaattgaggctgagataGGTTTAGTAGCTTGCCTAGCATTAATacaggtcacatttgaacttatcttcctgcctccagctCCAGTGTTTAGGCTCCTTGTTGGATATTCTGTTGAGCAGAATCTTGTTCATCCACAAGTCAGAAGTCCCTTTATATTCTGAAGTTCTTCAGCTCCTTTAAAGCCACAATTTCTTCCTATGTTGCTTGAGAGTCAATGATAAATCATGAGAACCTATCCTACTGTGTCAGAAAAAGATTTTATGTAGGTTGGGgtaatttccttttaaagaagaaaggaatccATTCTCTGGACCTAACCACACTTGCAACATTTTGTCTCTAGATAGTTGAATCTGTCTCAGAATTATTGAAAATTATAGCATGAAggtgtgatgactgcatatttaaaatcaactggagtcaggaattcaggttaaggggaaaatcttcaatctttattctcagtagaggtgaaggattgtgatagcaatattgGCAGCTGCAAcgggaagccagctagcagaagtgaagggggattgccGGTGAAAAGGGGATCGAAGATAAAGGGGGgtcaatagcaatgcgagcagctgtgacaagatgccagccagcagcctctctttctgcttcccttttccctcccctgcctccacccaccaaaatcatcatttcctatacaacacatcaggacttgcacaaagagtgggtgggggccattctttctccaagcttatatattaatagagtatggtccaattactatttagcctcacctgcttgggacctcagtgcatcaactcgagcctcagcccattacagaaggGAACTTGGAAGGTAACCTAGTTAACTCATATACTTTTCAAATAAAGATGATAaccaaaaaggggaaatgacttgtaCAAGCTAACATACCCAAGTAGTCTGGGGAGGGGAATTTAATTTGGAGCTGTCTAACTCTAAAGTACAATGTTCTATTCATCATGTCATTCTGCCTTTTAGGAAAGAAGTGATATGGGGGAAAAGTGACTAAGAGGGGGGTGGTGATGTGATGTCACtgtataaaaatgaattggaattgGGGAGTTGAAGAACTGGGAAAAGGGATCTAAGTTACAAGTTATTGCAACACTTCATATAAGAAGTAATTCAACCTGAACTAAAGTAGTGACTGTGAGGTATAACAAAAAGGACGGTTACAAGTGATGTTATGGATATTCAAATGATGGTACTTGATTAACTGATTATTTGCTATgttaagggagaaagaagagtctAAGGTGGTAGCAGCAGAggtttagagatggaagggaccctGAAGATTTATTGGTCAAATAAATTGgtaaataaggaaactgacacccagagagaggaaagggatttATCCATAGGTCTCAAGAGACCAGTTGGAAGGAGGGGCATGTTTTGAGGGAAGATGAGATTGACTACTCATCAAAAGAGAGCTAGGAGACAGTCATTGCTTTCTAGCAATTTATTATTTCAGACAGGATTGCTCCTTGTGGGTTACTggcatatttatttttgttca
Proteins encoded:
- the LOC127552023 gene encoding LOW QUALITY PROTEIN: septin-8-like (The sequence of the model RefSeq protein was modified relative to this genomic sequence to represent the inferred CDS: inserted 1 base in 1 codon) is translated as MSDYELDPFGRTDVRCLTLTGHVGFDSLPEQLVNKAMARGFTFNILCVGETGIGKTTLMNTLFHTIFETEEGSHFESCVCLRPRCYELCECNVRLRLTIVDSVGFGDQMHKDSRPIAAYVEAQFERYLEEELKLHRCLYTYRDTRIHACLYFLAPTGHSLKSLDLVTMKMLDRMVNIIPVIAKADTITKSELPRFKSRIMAELDRNGICIYQFPXDDEAVAEMNARMNAQLPFAVVGSTELVRVGEQLVRARCYPWGAVCVDDESHCDFPKLRDMLICVNMEDLRERTHLCHYELYRRCKLEYLGYQSAPAVLGWPPSPGGSASPEPAQDESHRKELLVELRRKERELRQVLVLRAREKEQEVKEKERELNLRFEELKRLLQEEKRKVEEKRRQLEEDKNAFHHQRAAAEALQAMQAAQTQAMQAMQAQAQAMQPDPESSSSSSVQQFFPKWDKDRKK